A window from Gottschalkiaceae bacterium SANA encodes these proteins:
- a CDS encoding sodium-dependent transporter has protein sequence MEKKNSGFQSQLGLVITLIAGSVGLGNIWRFPRVAAMNGGGTFIVAWAIMAILVCLPIMLGEHVMGRATRHGTPGAFRDFIGKKFTWMGTSVNILMYALTAYYCVLTAWVGNYLGLAITKGYYGVDKAALFDSVSNKSIVTVLIFVVLISLASFITYKGIKGIEKVTKVFLPVLFICLFITAIRALMLPGSSAGMNFLFTFEPKALLSSKVWLEALTQAVWSAGPGWGLCITFAVFAKAKSDATLTTSLQVFGNSMAALLAGIAVIPAIFAMAPSIADATATCSQGNYGLTFISLTTLFEQMPGGYIVGILFFLSLFLAAFSSVIASVMIVALPMADSGVPKKTAILRVYLILLIWGVPSAWSANFLSNQDWVVGQMMVFGAFLSCFALMKFGVKKVRKTFINNPYTGMNMGAWWEWSIKFIAPTIIVVMFFWWSFQSISWDPQWWNPFKALSLGTAIVQGGLMVLVSILVNDRVANSIKNKYFDGETFPEIQDNGYND, from the coding sequence ATGGAAAAGAAAAATTCAGGATTTCAATCGCAATTAGGATTGGTTATCACACTAATTGCAGGATCCGTCGGGCTAGGGAATATTTGGCGGTTTCCACGTGTAGCAGCAATGAACGGTGGTGGTACATTTATCGTTGCCTGGGCAATTATGGCAATTCTTGTATGTTTACCGATCATGCTAGGTGAACATGTTATGGGTCGTGCAACGCGTCATGGTACACCAGGGGCATTTAGAGATTTCATTGGCAAGAAGTTCACATGGATGGGAACTTCGGTAAATATCTTGATGTATGCTTTAACAGCATATTATTGTGTATTGACTGCATGGGTTGGAAACTATTTGGGCCTTGCAATTACAAAGGGATATTATGGAGTAGATAAAGCCGCATTATTCGATTCGGTTTCTAATAAAAGTATTGTTACCGTACTTATTTTTGTCGTTTTAATTTCTTTGGCATCATTCATTACATATAAAGGAATTAAAGGAATTGAAAAAGTAACAAAAGTGTTTTTGCCGGTTCTGTTTATTTGTTTGTTTATCACAGCCATTCGTGCTTTGATGCTACCCGGTTCATCAGCAGGGATGAACTTCTTATTTACCTTTGAACCAAAAGCGCTTCTAAGCTCTAAAGTATGGTTGGAAGCATTGACACAAGCGGTTTGGTCAGCGGGTCCTGGTTGGGGGCTATGTATTACTTTTGCGGTTTTTGCAAAAGCAAAATCGGATGCAACATTGACAACAAGCCTTCAAGTATTTGGTAACTCAATGGCAGCATTATTGGCAGGCATTGCAGTTATTCCAGCAATTTTTGCAATGGCACCAAGTATTGCAGATGCGACAGCAACTTGTTCTCAAGGAAACTATGGACTGACGTTTATTTCATTAACAACCCTATTTGAGCAAATGCCTGGTGGGTATATTGTTGGTATTCTATTCTTCCTTAGTTTGTTTTTGGCAGCTTTCTCTTCAGTCATTGCGAGTGTAATGATTGTTGCATTGCCAATGGCTGATTCCGGTGTGCCGAAAAAGACAGCAATTTTGCGTGTCTACTTAATTCTATTAATTTGGGGAGTTCCTTCTGCATGGAGTGCAAATTTCTTGTCGAACCAAGACTGGGTAGTAGGTCAGATGATGGTATTTGGAGCCTTCTTATCTTGTTTCGCATTGATGAAGTTTGGTGTTAAGAAAGTGCGTAAAACATTTATCAATAATCCATATACAGGTATGAATATGGGAGCCTGGTGGGAGTGGTCCATCAAGTTTATTGCACCAACTATTATTGTTGTTATGTTTTTCTGGTGGTCGTTCCAGTCTATCAGTTGGGATCCACAATGGTGGAATCCATTTAAAGCATTGAGCTTGGGAACTGCGATTGTTCAAGGTGGGCTGATGGTTCTAGTGAGCATTTTGGTGAATGATCGCGTAGCGAACTCGATTAAGAATAAATACTTCGATGGTGAAACATTTCCTGAAATTCAAGATAATGGATATAATGACTAA
- a CDS encoding MATE family efflux transporter translates to MDQKENKMGTVPIPKLLFQMALPAIIAMMVQALYNIVDSIFVSRLGEEALTALSLAFPIQLIIIAFFVGLGIGINSLVSRKLGAKDVESATNAAEHGFIIAGILYVIIAILAFMVPKAFFANFTDDPLVIEYGVQYITIVMLFAFGRIFAQAGISVMQGTGEMVKPMKAMMIGAIGNMILDPILIFGWFGIPAMGIRGAAIATVAAQILSMLYVFHAIFRQKVSLQLNMKSFHYDSKMIRQIVVVGLPAAIMQALGSVMLTGLNLILASFSGSAVAVLGVYFKLQSFIFMPIFGLGQGTMPIIGYNFGAKNRPRMMEAIRVALMTSVTIMVLGTLVFQFFPSSLLKMFNSSPAMMTIGVHAFRTISWIFPMAGISIVLSTSFQAMGKAHLSMVVSFIRQLVVLLPSAYFFGKYFGLDAVWYSFVASEIVGLSTVLFLFRSVMKSQLSGWTESRETISVEAE, encoded by the coding sequence ATGGATCAAAAAGAAAATAAAATGGGCACGGTGCCCATTCCTAAGTTATTGTTTCAAATGGCATTGCCAGCAATTATCGCTATGATGGTGCAGGCTCTCTATAATATAGTAGACAGTATTTTTGTATCACGATTGGGAGAAGAGGCGTTAACTGCATTGTCTTTGGCCTTTCCCATTCAATTGATTATCATTGCTTTTTTTGTGGGGTTGGGTATCGGAATCAATTCGTTGGTTTCTCGAAAGCTTGGAGCAAAGGATGTCGAGAGTGCGACTAATGCGGCGGAGCACGGATTTATTATTGCGGGCATACTGTATGTAATTATTGCCATATTGGCGTTTATGGTACCAAAAGCATTTTTTGCAAATTTCACAGATGATCCATTGGTGATTGAGTATGGGGTGCAGTATATTACCATTGTTATGCTTTTTGCTTTTGGGCGGATATTTGCTCAAGCCGGCATCAGTGTTATGCAGGGAACCGGTGAAATGGTAAAGCCTATGAAAGCGATGATGATTGGGGCAATTGGAAATATGATTCTTGATCCAATCTTGATCTTTGGCTGGTTCGGGATCCCAGCGATGGGCATTCGCGGTGCGGCCATTGCAACGGTAGCGGCGCAGATTCTTTCTATGCTCTATGTATTTCATGCGATTTTCCGTCAAAAGGTCAGTCTGCAGTTAAATATGAAGAGTTTTCACTATGACTCGAAGATGATTCGTCAGATTGTCGTAGTTGGTTTGCCAGCAGCGATTATGCAGGCATTGGGTTCGGTGATGTTGACGGGATTAAACTTGATTCTTGCGAGCTTTAGCGGTTCGGCGGTTGCAGTATTGGGTGTGTATTTTAAACTTCAATCGTTCATTTTTATGCCGATCTTTGGTTTGGGGCAGGGAACCATGCCGATCATTGGATACAATTTCGGTGCGAAAAACCGTCCTCGCATGATGGAGGCGATTCGGGTTGCCTTGATGACGTCGGTAACGATTATGGTATTGGGAACTCTTGTTTTTCAGTTCTTTCCGTCAAGTCTATTGAAAATGTTTAATAGCTCACCAGCTATGATGACAATTGGTGTGCATGCATTTAGAACGATCAGTTGGATTTTTCCAATGGCGGGGATTTCTATTGTATTAAGTACATCGTTCCAGGCCATGGGTAAGGCACATTTAAGCATGGTCGTCAGCTTTATCCGTCAATTGGTGGTCTTGTTACCATCGGCATATTTCTTTGGCAAATATTTTGGATTAGACGCAGTCTGGTATTCCTTTGTTGCTTCAGAAATCGTCGGTTTGAGTACGGTGCTTTTTTTATTCCGTTCTGTGATGAAGAGTCAGTTAAGCGGATGGACGGAAAGCCGGGAGACTATAAGCGTGGAAGCGGAATAA
- a CDS encoding sigma-54-dependent Fis family transcriptional regulator, with translation MDDLLLKIQPTVQKYMEVLSSILGIDVEVMSKNKIRVAGTGLFLSRVGERMDNDSRVYSRAILDKKKIVIQNPGRDPICENCPQYGNCLETFEIAMPIFAYKEVYGVIGLLGTTKAQKDLIEGNLDGYLEFIEQIAYFVGMQITERIQRDNYSETNKLLYKITDNIEQGILIFNSAKRPIYANSSAKKQLSLEEKMPENFIIKNNNSKTGNYFEYSCRVQNRKYILVGEEFTYGSYNETNYIFMFHEKSAVKERINAYTKMVHSIEGSSIIGVSKNIADIKNKISRLSEVSSTILITGESGVGKEVIAKALWKASKRKNKKFVAVNCAAIPEALMESELFGYVKGSFTGANTAGKKGKFEYVDQGTLFLDEIGDMPLYLQAKLLRVLQEKKITRVGSNEEIPVDVRVISATNKNLKQMVKEGTFREDLYYRLNVIPIKIEPLRHRVVDIEVLVSHFLDKYTNDTHIQHKKIDETVVNFLKNYRWPGNVRELQNVVEFMVAMSGQETLIKMNHLPEYIVNIQNMENEPNKVISIDKLEKREILKALELYGNSTESKHIIAKELGIGLSTLYRKMSKYELS, from the coding sequence TTGGACGATCTATTATTGAAAATACAGCCAACTGTACAAAAATATATGGAAGTACTCTCAAGCATTCTAGGTATTGACGTTGAGGTTATGTCAAAAAACAAGATCCGCGTTGCAGGTACAGGTTTATTTCTCTCTAGGGTAGGCGAGAGAATGGATAATGACAGTCGTGTATATTCGCGTGCAATTCTTGATAAGAAAAAAATTGTCATTCAAAACCCTGGTAGAGACCCTATTTGTGAAAATTGTCCGCAGTATGGAAATTGTCTGGAAACCTTTGAAATTGCGATGCCAATTTTTGCTTATAAAGAAGTCTATGGTGTAATTGGCTTGTTAGGTACTACGAAAGCTCAAAAAGATTTGATTGAAGGTAACCTGGACGGATATTTGGAATTTATCGAACAGATCGCATATTTTGTGGGTATGCAAATCACGGAGCGTATTCAACGTGATAATTACAGCGAAACAAACAAGCTCCTTTATAAAATAACGGATAATATTGAGCAGGGGATCTTGATTTTTAATTCGGCAAAGCGGCCGATTTATGCAAATTCTTCTGCAAAAAAGCAATTATCGCTAGAGGAAAAAATGCCGGAAAATTTTATTATAAAGAACAATAATAGTAAAACTGGAAATTATTTTGAATATTCCTGTCGCGTACAAAACAGGAAGTATATTCTTGTGGGCGAAGAATTCACCTACGGTAGCTACAATGAAACTAATTATATTTTTATGTTTCATGAAAAGTCAGCAGTGAAAGAACGGATCAATGCTTACACAAAAATGGTGCATAGTATTGAAGGTAGTTCGATCATAGGTGTATCAAAAAATATTGCTGACATTAAAAATAAGATTTCTCGATTGTCGGAAGTTTCGTCGACAATTTTGATCACTGGTGAAAGTGGTGTGGGAAAAGAAGTGATAGCGAAAGCCTTGTGGAAAGCAAGTAAACGGAAAAACAAGAAATTTGTTGCTGTTAATTGCGCAGCCATTCCGGAAGCGCTGATGGAAAGCGAATTGTTTGGTTATGTAAAAGGAAGTTTTACTGGGGCGAATACGGCTGGCAAAAAGGGAAAGTTTGAATATGTTGACCAAGGGACTTTATTTCTGGATGAAATAGGGGACATGCCTTTGTATTTGCAAGCAAAATTGCTGCGAGTGCTACAGGAAAAAAAGATTACACGGGTGGGATCCAATGAGGAAATTCCAGTTGATGTGAGAGTAATTTCCGCTACAAATAAAAATTTAAAGCAGATGGTAAAAGAAGGAACTTTCAGGGAAGATTTATATTATCGATTAAACGTGATTCCGATAAAAATTGAACCGCTTCGACATAGGGTGGTGGATATCGAGGTATTGGTGAGCCATTTTCTAGATAAATACACAAATGACACTCATATTCAACATAAAAAAATTGATGAAACTGTGGTGAACTTTTTGAAGAACTATCGTTGGCCTGGTAATGTAAGGGAATTGCAAAATGTGGTTGAATTTATGGTTGCGATGTCTGGACAGGAAACCTTGATCAAAATGAATCATCTTCCAGAATATATTGTCAATATTCAAAACATGGAAAACGAACCAAATAAAGTGATTTCGATTGATAAATTAGAAAAACGAGAGATCTTAAAAGCGTTGGAGTTATATGGAAACTCGACAGAGTCAAAACATATCATTGCGAAAGAATTAGGGATTGGACTTTCAACCTTATATAGGAAGATGAGTAAGTACGAATTATCATAA
- the yaaA_2 gene encoding peroxide stress protein YaaA, translating to MMITVSPSKTHQVEIQAPLQTMQPAFQGEAMRLYARISSWTKDEMMSRMKLSDTLADQVYELYQDQVREKSATAITYYTGLVYKQLCLPQYSQNEWQYIKENLRILSAMYGVLRPQDKVKPYRLDFQMKVPGENLYQSWGILLASYWKSEVIVDLSSNEYGKMLPDDRIRIQFLQRNKKGEWKSQSTKTKMARGKMLDWLIRMQIKTPEEIQAFALDSYVFDSERSLDRTWVFCQR from the coding sequence ATGATGATTACAGTATCACCGAGCAAAACGCATCAAGTGGAAATACAAGCGCCATTACAAACCATGCAACCCGCTTTTCAGGGAGAAGCTATGCGGTTGTATGCTCGAATTTCTAGTTGGACTAAAGATGAAATGATGAGTCGAATGAAGCTGTCAGACACCTTGGCCGACCAGGTATATGAACTTTATCAAGACCAGGTGAGGGAGAAATCAGCGACTGCAATTACCTATTATACGGGACTGGTATACAAACAGCTTTGTTTGCCACAATATTCCCAAAATGAGTGGCAATATATCAAGGAAAATCTACGAATTCTTTCAGCCATGTATGGGGTATTACGTCCCCAGGATAAAGTGAAGCCCTATCGATTGGATTTCCAAATGAAGGTACCCGGGGAGAATCTTTATCAATCTTGGGGGATATTATTAGCGTCTTATTGGAAAAGTGAGGTCATTGTTGATCTTTCTTCTAATGAATATGGGAAGATGCTGCCGGATGATCGGATTCGGATTCAATTTCTTCAGAGAAATAAAAAAGGAGAGTGGAAGTCGCAGTCGACGAAGACCAAAATGGCGCGTGGGAAGATGTTGGATTGGTTGATTCGCATGCAAATAAAAACGCCCGAAGAAATTCAGGCGTTCGCATTGGATTCGTATGTGTTTGATAGTGAAAGGTCATTAGATCGAACGTGGGTATTTTGTCAGAGATAA
- a CDS encoding YgeY family selenium metabolism-linked hydrolase: MTSIQIECLAIEKDMIRFLQDLIKIESLTGAEQVMAARVKKEMISLGYDRVLETTLGDVIGVIGNGPVSILFDSHMDTVPVTDAKEWQYPPFEGVIADGRIHGRGTVDMKSAIASTVYAGYLAKKLGFHSGKTIYVSASVMEEDFDGYALGNLIDELELKLDYAVVCEPSQNRIAVGHRGRALFEVHTKGIACHGSAPENGENAVYEMNRIISRVEELNRKLYEKTGEHGSVALSKIESSSVSLNAVPDACTIYLDRRLAIDETYQVIQIEMDKLVEGLNAEWNVYIAKGKSSSGIEVSMNSFMEAWDTAETNNLPTAMAQAYLEQTDRTPEFFKWNFSTNGFASTARNITTIGYGPGEIKYCHMRDESCKISDIIEACQVYTGCLEKLS, encoded by the coding sequence ATGACTAGTATTCAAATAGAATGTTTGGCTATTGAAAAAGATATGATCCGATTTTTACAAGATTTGATTAAAATAGAGAGTTTGACAGGTGCGGAGCAAGTCATGGCAGCACGTGTCAAAAAGGAGATGATTTCTCTTGGGTACGATCGAGTGCTTGAAACAACCCTGGGAGACGTTATTGGTGTTATTGGCAATGGACCTGTAAGTATTCTTTTTGACTCGCATATGGACACAGTGCCTGTAACAGATGCTAAAGAGTGGCAATACCCTCCATTTGAAGGTGTGATTGCGGATGGACGAATTCACGGCCGCGGAACGGTTGATATGAAAAGTGCAATTGCTTCCACCGTGTATGCAGGTTATTTGGCTAAGAAACTAGGGTTTCACTCAGGAAAAACTATTTACGTAAGTGCTTCGGTCATGGAAGAAGATTTTGATGGATATGCTCTTGGAAATTTGATTGATGAGCTTGAGTTGAAGCTTGACTACGCGGTAGTTTGTGAGCCGAGTCAAAATCGAATCGCTGTTGGACATCGAGGGAGAGCACTTTTTGAAGTGCATACAAAGGGTATAGCGTGTCATGGCAGTGCACCGGAAAATGGTGAAAATGCTGTTTATGAAATGAATCGAATTATTTCAAGAGTAGAAGAACTCAATCGTAAGCTATATGAAAAAACTGGTGAACATGGTTCCGTTGCATTAAGTAAGATTGAAAGTAGTTCCGTATCACTTAATGCGGTACCGGATGCTTGTACAATTTATTTAGATCGAAGACTTGCTATCGATGAAACATACCAAGTGATTCAAATTGAAATGGATAAGCTTGTTGAAGGATTGAATGCAGAGTGGAATGTGTACATCGCCAAAGGGAAGAGTTCTTCAGGTATAGAGGTTAGCATGAACAGTTTTATGGAAGCATGGGATACGGCGGAAACCAACAATTTGCCGACGGCAATGGCGCAGGCGTATTTAGAGCAGACTGATCGAACACCAGAATTTTTTAAATGGAATTTCAGTACAAATGGATTTGCATCTACAGCGAGAAACATAACAACAATTGGGTATGGGCCTGGTGAAATTAAGTATTGTCATATGAGAGACGAGAGTTGTAAAATCAGTGACATCATTGAGGCATGCCAAGTATATACGGGTTGCTTGGAAAAGTTGAGTTAG
- the pepQ gene encoding Xaa-Pro dipeptidase PepQ, which produces MEYIKFTEEDVQARIDLCQKKMNEQGFEGIVFSAESNLNYYSNFHTHAPWTTFTRPMFLFVPKEGKPVLYLHIFQTPDARAISKACDIRGFESLLGPNASQVAEIMHELNMGSGKIGFEKGYEQLMGFQINLYEGLKEELSSASFEDASDLIWSQRLIKSPKEIECIRRACDATSYAHDKIFKNIKAGMTEHEVSRLVKQYMLEGGADQPGFVLITAGEGNYDRISKTATDRELQDGDLIVLDLGSCYNGYWSDFCRLAVVGEISEERREIQRKVHEVTIRASKVMKPGVAVADVARACAEEMVKVGFEANFDCGRMGHGMGLMSTEPPSVTIYDETILEEGMIINLEPGIVNELGAFNLEENFVITKDGCEMLSSASREFYSI; this is translated from the coding sequence ATGGAATACATTAAATTTACAGAAGAAGATGTTCAAGCAAGAATTGACTTGTGTCAAAAGAAAATGAATGAACAGGGGTTTGAGGGAATTGTATTCTCGGCAGAAAGCAATTTGAACTATTACAGCAACTTTCATACACATGCCCCTTGGACAACATTTACAAGACCTATGTTTTTGTTTGTACCAAAAGAAGGTAAACCTGTTTTATATTTGCACATTTTTCAAACACCAGATGCCCGTGCTATTTCAAAAGCGTGTGATATTCGTGGATTTGAAAGCCTGCTTGGACCAAATGCATCACAGGTTGCAGAAATTATGCATGAGTTAAATATGGGAAGTGGCAAGATTGGCTTTGAAAAAGGTTATGAGCAACTTATGGGTTTCCAAATTAATCTGTATGAAGGATTGAAAGAAGAATTGTCTTCAGCTTCATTTGAAGACGCATCTGATTTGATCTGGAGTCAACGATTGATTAAGTCGCCAAAAGAAATCGAATGTATTCGTAGAGCTTGCGACGCAACAAGCTATGCCCACGATAAGATTTTCAAAAATATAAAAGCTGGTATGACAGAACATGAAGTTTCGCGATTAGTGAAGCAGTATATGCTTGAAGGTGGAGCGGATCAACCTGGTTTTGTATTAATCACTGCTGGCGAAGGGAATTATGACCGAATTAGTAAAACTGCAACTGATCGAGAACTACAAGATGGAGATTTGATTGTACTGGATTTGGGTTCTTGTTATAACGGATATTGGTCTGATTTCTGTCGACTGGCAGTTGTTGGTGAAATTAGTGAAGAAAGAAGAGAGATTCAAAGAAAAGTACATGAAGTGACGATTAGAGCTTCTAAAGTAATGAAGCCAGGGGTTGCAGTAGCGGATGTTGCACGTGCATGTGCGGAAGAAATGGTGAAGGTTGGATTTGAAGCCAACTTTGATTGCGGACGCATGGGTCACGGTATGGGCTTGATGAGTACAGAGCCGCCTTCAGTTACCATTTATGATGAAACGATTCTCGAAGAGGGAATGATTATCAATTTGGAACCGGGTATCGTTAATGAATTAGGTGCTTTCAATTTAGAAGAAAACTTCGTGATTACTAAAGATGGTTGTGAGATGTTGTCTTCGGCAAGCCGAGAGTTCTATTCAATATAG
- a CDS encoding EamA family transporter, which produces MKTRDLLALTGLAALWGASFLFMRVSTPYLGPFVTIWVRVTVAALVLWIGFLVKKKKMNLKGAWGKMLIVGAINAAIPFTLISAATLTLPASTASVINATTPLFAAIMAWLVLGEPLKWNHFLAFVFGVGGVVALLGWSPLPFTHEVVLAAMMSLGASACYGIGGVYVKKKLMGFDGEVLSFGQQAGAAIVLFPMIFIQPPSTWSVPVGVWLAVVALGVFCTALAYLIYFSLIRRIGPTKTLSVTFMVPFFGVLWGAIFLHEALSVGTFLGFGLIFVSLMLLSEGQALGLKRKTRS; this is translated from the coding sequence ATGAAAACAAGGGATTTACTCGCGCTGACAGGGCTAGCTGCCTTGTGGGGTGCGTCTTTTTTATTTATGCGTGTCTCAACACCATATTTGGGACCATTTGTAACAATATGGGTACGCGTAACGGTTGCTGCTTTGGTCTTATGGATTGGATTTTTGGTAAAAAAGAAGAAAATGAATTTGAAAGGCGCTTGGGGGAAGATGTTGATTGTTGGGGCGATCAATGCAGCGATTCCCTTTACCTTGATTTCAGCTGCAACATTGACGCTGCCAGCATCAACGGCATCGGTAATCAATGCGACAACACCCTTATTTGCTGCGATTATGGCATGGTTGGTTCTTGGAGAGCCATTGAAATGGAATCACTTTTTGGCATTTGTCTTTGGTGTTGGTGGTGTTGTTGCGCTTTTGGGCTGGAGTCCATTGCCTTTTACGCATGAGGTGGTATTGGCAGCCATGATGTCATTGGGGGCTTCCGCTTGTTATGGAATTGGGGGAGTCTATGTTAAGAAAAAGCTGATGGGATTTGATGGAGAAGTTTTATCGTTTGGGCAACAAGCAGGGGCGGCAATTGTGTTATTCCCCATGATCTTTATTCAGCCGCCATCAACCTGGAGTGTGCCGGTTGGGGTTTGGTTGGCGGTTGTTGCTTTGGGTGTGTTCTGTACAGCACTGGCCTATTTAATTTATTTTTCATTGATTCGACGTATTGGACCAACAAAAACCTTATCGGTAACCTTTATGGTTCCTTTCTTCGGTGTGCTGTGGGGTGCAATTTTCTTACACGAAGCCTTATCGGTTGGCACTTTTCTTGGATTTGGTCTAATTTTTGTCAGTTTGATGCTGCTTTCTGAAGGTCAAGCATTGGGTTTGAAACGAAAGACTCGATCATGA
- the dpaL gene encoding diaminopropionate ammonia-lyase, giving the protein MYKNNTKKCKFIEAELGEYNYCDFLTEENAKKAKRFIETLDEYESTPLISLDALASRFGIQKIYVKDESKRMGLNAFKGVGVLYGVARLICDRFDLDIETISFNDLMAPELNSKIRELVFIAATDGNHGKGLSWVLNKLGCKCHIYMPKNSTEARVRAIENYGATVTVTEGNYDETLRIVIEKAAENDWIHVQDQAWEGYTKVTNLISEGYTIIADEALGQMHEDGTEKPTHIILQAGAGSFAFGILGYFANVYKESKPYMVLAEPENADCYYQSVANGEYTVVTGELKTIMAGLSVGEANFVAWENLSTIVEGYASCSDTISARGMRILSSPIGDDTRIISGESGALGFGLLSMLCQSNDYEEIKNQMKIDENSVVLLISTEGDTDPKVYEDIVWNGGFCTEM; this is encoded by the coding sequence ATGTACAAAAACAATACGAAGAAGTGCAAGTTTATTGAGGCCGAACTGGGAGAATACAATTATTGTGATTTTCTAACAGAAGAAAATGCCAAGAAAGCGAAAAGATTTATTGAGACACTAGATGAATATGAGTCGACACCATTAATCAGTTTGGATGCTCTTGCATCACGATTTGGGATTCAAAAAATATATGTTAAAGATGAATCTAAAAGAATGGGTCTAAATGCATTTAAAGGTGTTGGTGTTTTATACGGAGTGGCACGTTTGATTTGTGACCGATTTGATCTTGATATAGAGACAATCAGCTTCAATGATTTGATGGCACCGGAGTTGAATAGCAAGATTCGGGAACTTGTTTTTATTGCTGCAACAGATGGGAATCATGGAAAGGGTCTTTCGTGGGTTCTTAATAAGCTTGGTTGTAAATGTCATATTTACATGCCGAAGAACTCGACTGAAGCTCGGGTGAGAGCGATTGAAAATTATGGAGCGACGGTAACGGTTACGGAAGGAAACTATGATGAGACGTTACGAATCGTTATTGAGAAAGCCGCTGAAAATGATTGGATTCATGTACAGGACCAGGCGTGGGAAGGTTATACGAAAGTTACCAATTTAATTTCTGAAGGCTATACCATCATTGCAGATGAAGCGTTAGGTCAAATGCATGAGGATGGAACTGAAAAGCCAACACATATTATTCTTCAAGCGGGTGCGGGTTCGTTTGCTTTTGGAATTCTTGGATATTTTGCAAATGTGTACAAAGAGAGTAAACCCTATATGGTGCTTGCTGAACCGGAAAATGCGGACTGCTATTATCAATCCGTAGCGAATGGAGAGTATACAGTGGTTACTGGTGAGTTGAAGACCATTATGGCGGGCTTATCTGTTGGTGAAGCCAATTTCGTTGCATGGGAAAACTTAAGCACAATTGTTGAGGGGTATGCGAGTTGTTCAGATACCATTTCAGCAAGAGGAATGAGAATACTTTCTAGTCCAATCGGTGATGATACTCGAATTATTTCTGGTGAGTCTGGAGCCTTGGGATTTGGTTTGTTATCCATGCTTTGCCAGTCAAATGATTATGAGGAAATCAAAAATCAAATGAAGATTGATGAAAATAGTGTTGTTTTACTGATTAGTACAGAGGGCGATACGGATCCTAAGGTTTATGAAGATATTGTATGGAACGGTGGATTTTGCACTGAAATGTAA
- a CDS encoding MarR family transcriptional regulator, which translates to MTHYQYGRYISGVYRSFQKFLKIRLMDVDLRPLEFRVLLILVHRDGASQEEIAEGLTIDKSVIARVVKSLIENDYIVRKVNEEDRRAYCLFRTSKAIAFDEIMMAILEEWEEIILEKVPEEERDRFSELMKDVFAHTKLTVKKIQQED; encoded by the coding sequence ATGACACATTACCAATATGGACGGTATATCTCTGGTGTGTATCGGTCTTTTCAGAAGTTTTTGAAGATACGATTGATGGATGTAGATTTGCGTCCTTTGGAGTTTCGGGTTTTGTTGATACTCGTACATAGGGATGGTGCAAGCCAAGAAGAGATCGCAGAAGGGTTGACGATTGATAAAAGTGTGATTGCCAGGGTGGTAAAGAGTTTAATAGAGAATGACTATATCGTTCGAAAAGTAAATGAAGAAGACCGACGTGCGTATTGCTTGTTTCGGACGTCAAAAGCAATTGCATTTGATGAAATTATGATGGCAATTTTAGAAGAATGGGAAGAAATTATTCTAGAAAAAGTGCCCGAGGAAGAACGGGATCGTTTTTCTGAATTAATGAAAGATGTATTTGCACATACCAAACTGACAGTAAAAAAGATACAGCAGGAGGATTAA